The following DNA comes from Spirulina major PCC 6313.
TGCATTCTCTGGATCGACGAAATCGACAAAGCCTTTGCCGGAGCCGATGGGAAAGGGGATTCCGGCACCACCAGCCGCGTGTTTGGCACCTTCATTACCTGGCTGGCCGAAAAAACCACCCCCGTCTTCGTCGTCGCCACCGCCAACAATATCCAAAGCCTCCCCCCGGAAATGCTCCGCAAAGGTCGCTTTGATGAAATCTTTTTCGTCGGCCTCCCTTCCCAAGGGGAACGCAAGGAAATCTTCACCGTCCACCTTAGCCGCCTCCGCCCTCATAATTTACAAGCGTATGATTGCGATCGCCTCGCCTACGAAACCCCCGACTTTTCCGGCGCGGAAATCGAACAAACCCTAATCGAAGCGATGCACATCGGTTTCAGCCAAAACCGCGACTTTACCACCGACGACATTCTCACCGCCGCCAGCCAAATCATCCCCCTCGCCCGCACCGCCAAGGAACAAATCCAATTCCTCCAAGCCTGGGCCGATGCGGGGAAAGCGCGGCTTGCGTCGCGGCGCGGTTCTCTCGGTTCGCTGTAGGTGCGATCGCCTCATCAATCGGGCGCGATACAATTGAATGGCTCAACATGCCTTTGACATGATGGACACTCTAGCCATTGAACGTCATCTGAAAACCCTGGCGCAACTCCAGACAGAGTTCGGCTTACAACGGGCTGAGGCTGAAGACTTTTTTGAAGAATGGCTGACCGGGTTGCCCAGCTTGACGGCGGCGGAACAGACCGCCCTTGACCAGATTCGGGAGCGATACCACTACCAGTTTTCGGAAGGGCGTTTAGGCGAGGAGACAATCAAACTGATCGTCCTGTCGCCTTTGTTGCAATTGGCGGGTTTTTATAATCCCCCCTTTCAGTTTCGCGCTGAGGAAACTATTTATTTGGATGTGCCTACGGAGAAACGTCGTTACCGGGGCCGAATCGATGCCCTCGTTTTGCAGGAACAGTTTTGGGTGATTGCGATCGAATCGAAAGAGACAAACTTTTCGGTAGACTTAGCAGTTCCTCAAGTTCTCGCCTATCTACTCGCCAATCCTCACCCTAAATACTGCACCTACGGCATGGTGACGAATGGGGGGAGTTTCGTTTTCACAAAATTGCAATCTGGGACTGTTCCGCAATACGAAATGTCGGATGTATTCTCATTGCTCCCTCGTCAAA
Coding sequences within:
- a CDS encoding restriction endonuclease subunit R, with amino-acid sequence MAQHAFDMMDTLAIERHLKTLAQLQTEFGLQRAEAEDFFEEWLTGLPSLTAAEQTALDQIRERYHYQFSEGRLGEETIKLIVLSPLLQLAGFYNPPFQFRAEETIYLDVPTEKRRYRGRIDALVLQEQFWVIAIESKETNFSVDLAVPQVLAYLLANPHPKYCTYGMVTNGGSFVFTKLQSGTVPQYEMSDVFSLLPRQNRLYDVLQILKRIGQVVLDVPESGD